Genomic DNA from Ruminococcus sp. OA3:
CCTCGATGCTGAGGTATCTTTCGTGCACGCAAATTCAGATGGCCATCGTATAATACATCATACTTATCCTATATTTTACGAACAACAAAATTATGAAATAATTATTGAAAATAACAGTGCAGATGTCACAGAGTTTTGGCACGAAAACCTGGGGCTCCGTAATAAAATCAGCCCTGTCGGCCGCTCAGGTAAAATGCTATCAGGCATCATTAACTTCGGCAATGAAATTGGTAAAAGTGATCTTGTAATACGCCTAAATGGGAACCCATATCTCACGATTAACCTGGAGGTTTTTCCAACCAAGTTACAATATCGAGACGATTATCTACAATTGATGGCAGACGTCACCGACGAAATCTATAATCTTGCTTTTGAGTTTCTAAAAAAGACTTATTTTTCAGGTAATTTAAATGAAATGCTCGGTAACAGCCCCACAGAATTTTTTAGCATCATCCGCCACATTTATGACTTATTTATCACGGCCGCTGACATTGTGATAGCTCACCCACACCACACCCTATACACACAGTCAGAGATTCTCCCTGCTCACAAGATCCGAAGATCTAATACAAAAACATTGCGTTGGCTTGAAAAACATCCAGCACACATTCAAAATGCCCAGGGAAAGTTTCGAGTCGATTGCGCTTTGGCAACTCAAAAACATGTAACATATGACACTCCGGAAAACCAATTTGCAAAATTTATTTTATGTACAACCACCAGACGATTAAAAACGCTGCGTTCACATTATCAAAACCTGAAACGCCAAAAAGATTCTGACGTCGTAGACACAATCAATGCGATGATAAAAAGTATTGATCGTCGCGTCAGTCATACTTTCTTTAACAATGTATCAGACTTTAATGTCTCAACACAGATGTCTATGGTCTTTACCATGGCCCCGGGATACCGCGAACTATATAAATACTACATCATGATGCAGCATGGTCTATCGCTGGACAGTGATGTTTTTAGTATTTCCGTAAAAGACGTTGCATTACTCTACGAATACTGGTGTTTTATCAAATTAAACAGTATCTTGAAGGAAAGATATCACCTCATAAAACAAGATATTATTAAAACAGTTGGTAATAACTTATTCATTACCTTGCGTAAAGGAGTCGGTTCTTCCGTCACTTATGAAAATCCCCGGACTGGCGAACGGATCCACCTTGCCTATAATCCAAAAGCATCCAGTCTACCAACCGTCACACAGCGGCCCGACAATGTGCTTTCCCTAAAAAAGAAGGGTTCCAATACTAAGTATCAATATATCTTTGATGCCAAATATCGTATCAACCCGGCGCTTGATGCAACTTCTTACCAGGCAACCTATCAAACGCCCGGTCCGGAGGAGGAGGATATCAATACCATGCATCGATATCGCGATGCAATTGTTCGCGATAACAGCACAAGACCAGAATTTGAACGTACCATGTTCGGTGCCTATGTTCTCTTTCCTTATCACAACGAGGAAGAATATCAACACCATAAATTCTACGAGAGCATCGAGACAGTAAATGTTGGCGGGCTTCCCTTCCTTCCAAGTGCCACAGGGCTAGTTGCAAAAATGTTAGACAACCTGATTGAGGATTCGCCCGACTCTGCCTTAGAACGTGCAACCCTCCCGACTGGCATTGCGGAAAAACTTGCTCAGATCGATCTTGACAATCGTGATGTAATGGTAGGGATTGTCCGCAACGCAATCCAATTAACCATTAACCTTGCTCATCGATTTTATCATATACCCGTTAAAAGAGTTGCCATGAATCGATTACCAATACATTATGTAGCATTGTACCAACCTGACAATGTCTTCGGAAAACCGAATTCCGGCATTTTCGTTTACGGTGAGGTTATTCGCACCGAAAAAATCACTCGGAAACAAATTACTGCGATTCCACATCACGGCAATCCAAATGATGAGTATTATCAATTCTTTGTTAAAGAGTGGATATCTTTAGACACCCCAATAAAAGTTTTGGAATCCGGGCTGCGTGTTCAGATTTATACAAATTTATTCCTGTTAAAAACCAGTGAATCTGTGCCCGAGCTACTGATCCGCTCCACGGAAGTATTAAGACTTTATCAGGAGCTGAAACGTCTTTCTAAGTCAATTGATATTGATACATTCAAGGATGAGGTAAAAAGATTCCAATTCAATGGCAGTTTTATCCAGATAATAGGCGAAGAAATCGTTGTGCTTACACCAGATGGGTGTGATCATCGTTTTGTCATTGAAGACTTTAAAAAGCGACCACGTGAAGTGTTTGGGGCGATTCGAGCGGTGGTTTTGGGTGATTGATTTACCGTGAAAGCCCCGAACTGTAGATGAACAAGCAAGCTTGCATAGACGCACAGACATTGAGCGGCCCCCATATGAGCAAGTAAGCGAAAGGCTGGTTTGTGAATACGGGTTATAGTATGCGGGAATACCATCGGTACGGAGCAGCTGATTTTTATTCATAGTGATACCTGTGTAAGCAGACATATCCGTTTAGCTATAAATTACATACAAAATGAAATATCTTTATGCAAAAATCTTATATCTGCAAAGGAGGCAACAAAATATGTCTAAAAATACGGGGGTTGCATTTGAGAATAGAGTGTTTAAAATTATACAGGACCTTGTAACATCAAATACTTTTTTAGTATCAGCACCCAATATAAAAGTCCACAAAAAGGCAAAATACTACTCAAGAGACAGAGAGGCCAATATTGAATGTGAAATTTCTGTTGAAAAATATCTTGAAAACCCTGATCTTAAGCAAGGGCTTCGCCCTGCACTCATTATCGTCATCGAATGCAAAGATTACTCTGGTCCCGTTTCCGTTGATGAGGTCGAAGAATTTCATGCTAAATTGCAGCAGATTGGCCCTGATAATACAAAAGGAGTCATGATTACAAGTAAGGGAACCTTTCAAAAAAGTGCCTTAAAATACGCCTCTGCAAAGGGTATCGCTTTGGCAAGAATTCTGCCTGATGATCAGGTTCAATATATTATGTATGAGATAACTGCTCCTGCAATATCAAATTTATTTAATACTAATAAAAATGCGGCCAATATCATACGTGCATTGTGCGAAAAAAAATACTGTTCACAGCAAGGGGAAAGTTTCTTCTGTTTTGGTGGAGATTATGATTTACATGGTTTGATAAGGCGGTTGCTGGAATAAGTATTGTGCCAGAAAAATTTATTATGTTTCATCTGTTTCGAGACTGTTTCAGATTGGACCTGTTGACAAACTAAAGAAAAATGACCTTCTGTATGGTATACTTATTATATCAATTGCAGGAGGTCACTTTTTATGACGGAATACAAAATGGACAAATCCAGATGGTATTTTTTGATATAGATTCTATGATTCCAGAGGATCATCTTTTGAAATAAATTAAGGACTGTGTAAACTTTGATTTTATATATGAAAAACCGTTCCTTACTATGCCAATATTGGAAGAAAATCTATTGATCCGGTTATTCTGATAAAAATGCTGCTGATCGGCTATCTTTATGGGATCAAATCAGAGCGAAGGCTTGAGGTGGAAGTATCACTAAATCTTGCTTACCACTGGTTTTGTGGAATGGATCTCATGTATAGAGTGCCGGATCATTCAACTTTCAGCCAGAATAGAAAACGGCGTTTTAAGGATGCCGGTATATTTCGAGAGATTTTTAATGAAGTTATACTGAAATGTATAGAGCTTGGAATTGTATTCGGGGACAGCCGTTATGGGGCGATTGAGACAGTTAATCGTTCCACCATAAAATAGATGGAAGAGCTGGAAGCGGAGCTTTCTTCTGTGCCGGGTTATAAGAAACCAGAAAATGTAAAAACAGAAAAAGAAGTTTTGAAAAGTCAGACCGATCCAGAGTGTGGGTATATCCACCAGGCTCGAAAAAAGGGACTGGGGTATCTGACTGAGATGACATTTGATACCAGTCATGTGGCCTAAAAGTGGGAAGCAGGGATTATCTAAGGGTCATGCGGCTTAGACAGATATGCGCTGAGGGAACATTTGCGGTTTAAAGCGAGAACATAAATTGAACAAAATCCAAAAAAGAGGCCTTCAGAAAACAACGGAAGAATGCCTCTTATCGGCAACCGCATTAATTCTAAAAAGGCTGGTAAAGGCGGTGCAAAGAATCAATTTATCAAACTCTTTAGGGAACATGCGAAATATTTTCTGTGATTAAGGTTTTATAAGGTCTTCTATGGCAAAATAAAAATCATAGACTGCAAATAAAAAGTCAAGTCAAATTTTTTTAAGTTTGTCTT
This window encodes:
- a CDS encoding transposase, with the translated sequence MDPVILIKMLLIGYLYGIKSERRLEVEVSLNLAYHWFCGMDLMYRVPDHSTFSQNRKRRFKDAGIFREIFNEVILKCIELGIVFGDSRYGAIETVNRSTIK
- a CDS encoding restriction endonuclease — translated: MSKNTGVAFENRVFKIIQDLVTSNTFLVSAPNIKVHKKAKYYSRDREANIECEISVEKYLENPDLKQGLRPALIIVIECKDYSGPVSVDEVEEFHAKLQQIGPDNTKGVMITSKGTFQKSALKYASAKGIALARILPDDQVQYIMYEITAPAISNLFNTNKNAANIIRALCEKKYCSQQGESFFCFGGDYDLHGLIRRLLE
- a CDS encoding restriction endonuclease-like protein, which codes for MATLPTGSNREELIFISTEKVSVTFKGIAVHPRIGVSAHPKETSDFRITCLDSFQLEIAPDLDAEVSFVHANSDGHRIIHHTYPIFYEQQNYEIIIENNSADVTEFWHENLGLRNKISPVGRSGKMLSGIINFGNEIGKSDLVIRLNGNPYLTINLEVFPTKLQYRDDYLQLMADVTDEIYNLAFEFLKKTYFSGNLNEMLGNSPTEFFSIIRHIYDLFITAADIVIAHPHHTLYTQSEILPAHKIRRSNTKTLRWLEKHPAHIQNAQGKFRVDCALATQKHVTYDTPENQFAKFILCTTTRRLKTLRSHYQNLKRQKDSDVVDTINAMIKSIDRRVSHTFFNNVSDFNVSTQMSMVFTMAPGYRELYKYYIMMQHGLSLDSDVFSISVKDVALLYEYWCFIKLNSILKERYHLIKQDIIKTVGNNLFITLRKGVGSSVTYENPRTGERIHLAYNPKASSLPTVTQRPDNVLSLKKKGSNTKYQYIFDAKYRINPALDATSYQATYQTPGPEEEDINTMHRYRDAIVRDNSTRPEFERTMFGAYVLFPYHNEEEYQHHKFYESIETVNVGGLPFLPSATGLVAKMLDNLIEDSPDSALERATLPTGIAEKLAQIDLDNRDVMVGIVRNAIQLTINLAHRFYHIPVKRVAMNRLPIHYVALYQPDNVFGKPNSGIFVYGEVIRTEKITRKQITAIPHHGNPNDEYYQFFVKEWISLDTPIKVLESGLRVQIYTNLFLLKTSESVPELLIRSTEVLRLYQELKRLSKSIDIDTFKDEVKRFQFNGSFIQIIGEEIVVLTPDGCDHRFVIEDFKKRPREVFGAIRAVVLGD